TTACTCCGTATATTAATTTTGatcaaagtcaagctttgtaaatTTGACAAAATTTATAGACAAAAATATTAATCTATATAATAACAAATTAatatcattagattcattattgaatatactttcgcatcatatagatttgttatggtaaatatttatatattttttttagaaatttggttaaattttataaattttgacttcagtcaactctaatatgtagagtaaataaaaacgaagGAAGTACCAAACAAGCGAGCGGACGTGTTAAGCGGGAAACACCCCAACCAATGCCATCAACTCATCCGAACCGTCGACCACCACACTGTCACGCGGACCGAGATGAAAACCTGGCGATAGCAAACACTTACTAGTGGCCCGTGGGCTAACGGGCACACCACAAGTAAGTGAGACAGAAATTACGAGTGCAGTGAGCGTTAAACGGGGCACCAGTAATACTTGGCTTACTAGTGGAGTGCGCATATACAAACACGCACTAACTGAGCCATTCTAAAAAAAAGGGACAACTTGCTAGTGCAGTGTGCACATATGCATGCTCTCCTAGTAATCTATGCATCATTAAATACCAATACTTTTTATTTAGAAGTCCAAATTAAGTGACTTTTTTAAATTTGTAAAATAAATAGATGTATGTAATAGAACAAGTTTTATTTCCTGTTTAACATGTTTAGATTTTATAAAATTAaatatcaataatatgcaaataaaTATTAATTCTAATTTGCCCAAGCAAACAGTTGAATTTATTTTATTCATCATCGGTTTGTGTTGAAACTTTCTCTGCGCTCCACATGCAACATTTCATCTTCCATGTcatatttttctatttttctgaatATATTCAATCTATTTAAGTCATTAAGTGCATTCCTCAGTATTTAATGGATacatttcaaatttgaactgcaagcacacGTTATCATATGTGCTTCTTAGTTATAATTTCcttcatttttttaaaaagaGGTTGAAAAGTCCCAGCCTCTACATCAGTGTGATGCATTATAAGGTTTACAGCATCAGAGAATGACAAAGGAAAGGAAGTACTATTGAATTTATTTCTTTAAATCTGTAGAAGCCCTTCTTCTACCCATCTTTATTTTTTACAAGCATGCATGCGGACGTGGTAAATCTGTAGAAGCTCTTCCTCTACCAATCTTGATTTTTTACAAGCATGCACGCTGACGTGGCACGATGACGGGGATATGTCCCCTGCTCTGCAGACATATCACAGTGTCGTAGAGGCTTGTCCTCATGTCAGTGAACTCCAGCCCCAAGTCCCTGAGCCTCTGGTTCGAGAACCTGTACGGGCTCGCTGTCGGCTTGCCGTCGTCTTCATACTTGGCCGTGACGGGGTACTGCGGGTAGAGGTCCCTGAGGAGGCCGACGAAGTCGGTGCGGTGCAGCACGGCGCTGACGCAGAGGTAGCGATGGCCGCGGGCGTCGGGGTGCTCATAGACGAGAGCGTGCGCACGAGCGACGTCCCGGACATCAATGTAGCCGGTGACGGTGTTCTGGTAGGCCGGCTTGGCGCCCGTGAGGAAGCGGGCGACGTGGTCGGTGCTATAGTTGAGTGTCTGCTGTAGGGAGGGACCGATCGTCACGGCCGGCACAACCACGGCCAGCTCCAGTCCCCTCTTAGCCGCCTCCTCCGTCGCCACGACCTCCGCCATCATCTTGGCGCAGCAGTACAGGTTCTGCGCACGAGGATTGGTTTGTTTAGTTCACTGGCGAGAAAGATATATGCACGGGGCATATGGAGTCGAGCTTGATCACACGTACGCCGGTTTGTTTGCAGTAGTCATAGTCGCTCCAGCACGACTCGTCGAGGACGGTGTCGGGGCTCCGGTTGGGGTCCATGTGCACGGCGCCATAGGAGGAAGTGAACACCACGCGCCGCACGCCCGCGTCCGCCGCCGCGTTGATCACGTTCCTCGTTCCCTCCACGGCCGTCGGCACGAGCTTCTGCAAGCGCAGCATGGGCAAGTAAGTGCTCCATGTCCATGTTACGTGGCACGCGCGTCTTAAGGTCTCAGAAGAGCAGAGGAGGCAGTGAGCTGACGGGATCGTTGGAGACTGGGGAGGCGACGTGGAAGACGCCGTGACATCCCCGGAACACGTCGTGGAGGCCGTCATAGTGGAGCACATTGGCGCGGCACAGGGTGAGCCTCTCCTCGGCGCCATCCAGCGCCAGCAAGTGCGCGTTCTTGCGGTCAGCTTCACGAACAAATTGAACCAATCAGTCAAGCGAAGGGATGCAAATGCGAGATAGCTGGATGGACCAATGCTTGAGCCTACCGGGATCCCTGGCGGTTCCCCTGACACGGTAGCCACGGAGGAGGAGCTCCTTGACCACCCACGAGCCGATGAAGCTCCCCGCCCCCGTCACGCAAACCAAGTGCTTCTCGTCGCCATTACCGCCGGCCGCCTTGGAGCTGGAGTGCATGGTGATGATCGACAGAGGTGGTTGTAGTCGACCTGTCCGTCGTCGATGCTGAATTGGGCGCAAGCATGGCGTGTATATATAGAACGAGCTAGGAGTATAACAAAAACTATTAGGACGAGACGTGCGCCATTGCGTATCTCGACTAATTTTCTTTTGCACGCGAACGTGATTCACGTTGAGCTCCCAACGTGATCGATCCAAGCTGAAATCATAGCCATCATGGACATTACCTCTTTGGAGCTTCGCGTGACTGTGTCATGTCATGTCCACGCCAGAGACGTGCCGCCGTGTAGAAGTACGGTGCACTAGACGCCCCGAGTGCCTAGGTTCTCGGCCTGCGTCATGCTGCGCCGCCGCGCTCAGAGTCAACTGAGGGGTTGAGATTTCCCTTGATTTGGTTCAGACTatgtttcttcttcttttttaagGAAAAGCCTCTTGGCACCATATTGAGAGTTTAACATAGACACATCATTTAGCACAAGTTGTAAGAGAAAATTAGGTTGATcatcacactactaggaaaaagcctagcagtagcgcgggtccaaggcctagcagtagcgcgggcggCCCGCGTTACTGCTAAGGTGCTACAGCTAACTTGTAACAGTAGCGCGTCTTAGCCTGCGCTACCGTTATCTATATGCAGCAGTAGCTCGTGTTACTAAACCGCTACTGCTAATAGCTGTAGCGCTTTATTTTAAAGCTAGCTACTGCTAAGAACATACCCCGCGCTATTGTTATtagtttctgatttttttcctACTGCATATTTTCTTTGTATTTGTACAGGTTTTATGCAATAGTCTCTAGCATATCATACGCATACAAATCTAatatatcatacacatacaaatagtctcatcaaattatgtcatcatcataatcatcatccaacacaaaatgatgtctctcgtcatcatctcgaaatagcgatacaagttaTGACATGTCTCGAATATTTGCAACTACATCGtgatccatctaaacaatgatatagaagataagagctatcactatgagtgagagcggaactatgcaatACATGAGGCGGCGGTTCTGATTCCTCTCGCGCTAGtgtgaacctcaagtaactagcttctgcTTCTTGTCTGCTATCGAAccctttatggctggcgcccgaGAACCGCTCCACTTGCGCCCGACACTCGGGTCACTCATCATACACTCCTGAAACCTTCCATATGTACACGAcatagcacttcttcgccatcaaGGATCTATGTACCTGTTCgagatgcatcttcatcaagagaACCAACAATaatatgcaacaaaatatacttGAGCAACAcaaaaagaaagggttagcaaATATATGCAACATATAGTAAACATAAATAAGCAACGCAGGTTCATCgtacgcaaactaattaactCGAGGTACGCCGGTCATCGTACCCAAACTAACAAACTAGCGTTAGGCAAGTTTGGCAGGGACAAcgaacatcacaaagtttcatcgctatagaaagtatacaagttcaactGACACATCATCATCGACATCGTCAATCACTGGAAGTTTCATCCATCCATATCCGGGAGGATGCACCCTAGCTTCATGAACGGTGTTAGGTCTTGACGTTGTAGGCCTATTcgagttcggacgtcagctcacgatatagggccgtggtggaaTATCACCTTCTCTTCGATGAATTCTTTCACGATGATCGTTGCAATGTCCCTCTGAATGCAAAAGTCATCTCTGAGTTTATAATCCAGTTCTTGTCCTAGGTATTCTGCACATTTGCGGATATGATCATCGTTTCTGGTTGTCATGCAAAGCTGTTGGTGATCCCTTCTGAACTCCATCATGAGATGGAGGAGGTAGAATCCATCGTTCTTGCTTGCTGTTGGTTGATGGATGCCGCATAAGCTAGTTTTATGCGAGAAACCTGGCTTGCTCTTCCTTTGTTTCCTGATATCGGGGTGGCCACCCCTCATGCTGAAGCCGtggagagcatcatctagaatatcCATTATATGGGTGTAGTCCTTCTTCTGTAGTTTCTAGAAGGGTCGAAATACACAGCGTGGGAGACTCGCGGGAAAAGAATGataaggacggcgcgcccgtTGCTGCGAAAAAAaacacctcaaattattctccatatgagcgagaaggaaCGACTGAAATATACGGAAGGGTTGTTCGAAAATGACTTACattggatgataaggcaggagaACCGTTTCCTTGTCCTTATTCCTTATCATGAAGTTTTCGATGTACTCCCTAGCAGCTTTACGCTCAAAGTCGCCGAGATTCAAGAAGGACTCGTGCATGTGGTATGGATCCGCCACACAGATTTGCGACATTTGTTCTCTCGTGATGACGAAGTtcatatgtagcgcaaaaaggcAGACAATTGTAAAATCGAGCTGCCTTGTGagaaacatctcaaagatatgATCAAACCATAGCAAGAACACCTCCCCGGGCGGTGTGTCGACGTAGTacttcccctcaggcacacgaACCGTGTAAAGTGAATATCCTAAATCATTCGAGGCTAGAAGGCTTTTCTCAGTCGTCAACACATAGTCGTGCAATCTCCTAAGATCCCCTGATATGCCCTCCAGCGGTTTCGGCGGTAGGATCGGCTCGCCTGTGACATGGTACATAGCCGCACCTTTGACCGGTACACGGTCTGCCAAATCAGTTGGCGGAGCCGACTGGCTGCTACAAGCTTTGCCTGTTTGTAGGCAGCAGAGCCTCTCTTCGGCGGTCTCTTCCTCTCGTTTTTCTTGGGCTgaccttccagacccttccttaaccccgTCACCAGTGTTGTCGGGCTAAGCACTATACGACCCTCGGCTAATTGACCCTGCGTTGAGGCGGCATCTGGAGGCGTATCCCGTGAGGAATGTATGAAGATAGACTTCTTGCAATCAACCCTAGGATATCCCTGCCCAGGCACATCATCCATCTCCTCATCCGCATGCTCATAGCCCGAGTCATATGGCAGACACATCAGTTCTCCGGTGTCATAGGCGCCGGTATTGAGGAACCGAAGAGGGTCCTCCTCCATCTCATCATCCATTTCTTGTTCCACAGGGGCAATTCCATCATCCACTATTGAACCCCCTTCCTCGCATCATCTGCCGCTCTCAACCAGCACGAGATCAGGTGCTGGTAATTGCGTAGGAGGGGTGATGTTCATACCTTGTTGATGTGATGTTGTCGTTGGTGTGCTCTCGGCTGCCTCCACAGGAAGAAGATTCTTCGGCCACAGTAGCATCCAACCCTTGCACTGACCAAGCCGCATCGGGGTCTCGTCATCCTCTCCCTTGAGCCGTACTAGAGGAGCCAAATCCTCGTGGCCCGCTTTGACACTCGCGAAGGATACCCTGAAGGTGCCAACGGGGATCGGCTGGCCgtggaagaagctttccttggGCTTCTCTATCATCACGGTTCCCATGTCCACCTTCTGGCCGTTGATCATGTATAGTATGGTGCAAGGGGTTTGGTCGGCCTATAAAGACATGTCTACGGCGtcagacatccgaaaggcaatgGAAGCAGAAGATTATAGATATGTTGGTTGGACGCGtaattaccgtgagggcgtcgagctcaggcAAAGTCGAAGCCTCGCCTCGCACGCTAGAGACGGAGGACGGGGTGCTATGAACGGGTGCGGGACCTCATGCGATAGCGGCAGCAGGTGCTATTGGGGCGATGGCCACCGAGTTGCTCCTGACAAAGCTGGGCATGGGAAAGTCTTGTGGCCCTTTGTCTGAGTTTTTCTCCGTCCAATCGACAACGGCCGGAACCAAGGCCTCCACCGAAGATAGAAAATCTACTCTCAAGGTAGATACTGCTGCATCAACTGGCGCTTTGAGCAACTCAGCTCTCAGGGCTTCTTGGGTCTCAGCGGCCGCTTTGACCAATTCAGATTTCATGACTTCTTGGGTCTCAGCTGCTCTTTTGTCGACCGCAGCCGCCACCTTCTCATCGATGTTCACTTGACAAAACTTCCTTCTTTGCCTTCTGGCCTCCGGGTCCTCGTTGTAGTAGTACTTTCAtgtggcgccgtctccgacaccgtgcaaACGTCCATACTGCGGCTACTGGCCCTCTGGAAGTCCCTTCAATATGTTCAAGGCCCAgttgagaggggtgtcccacttgggcctcgccaacgaTTAAGACGACGAGTCGCTTTCGGCTGCAAGCTTGTTGTGTTGATCCTTCTGCCCAAGGAACGTTGACCGTTTAGAAATATTACTACAATGTGTAGTCGAATTGATAAGAACTAATATAATTAAGGTGGTAATTACTAGTATTCTCATCAACTTCCTCGTGGGCTGGTCAGTGTAGAAAACCTTTTTTACTCTATCCCACTTATATCAAGCCTTGATGAAGTCGTGCTCCAGTTGgtcggtgaactccgccaaggtgTCTGGGATCCCCGCGGCTTCACGTTCAGCGTCCTCCTTAGCCCATATGAGTTTCTTGCCGAGGTAACCACGGCTTCCAAGGCGGTGGTTCCCAGTGTTCCTTAGCTGAAGCTCCTTGAATTTACTCGGACTTACACTTGGCATCTTCGGTAGCGCAAGTTTCCTTGAATTTTTCGTAGTCCTCTTCCGAAAGTCTGGGATTTTCCTCAAAAATCTTGGAGTATGGTTCATTCTTGGCAATCGATCGTTTCACCCTGACTTTCAGGCGGACAATGTGCCGCTGAACTTCCCCatggctgaaggaaatatgccctagaggcaataataaagtttttttatatttccttatatcatgataatttttttattcatgctagaattgtattaaccgaaaacttgatacatgtgtggatacatagaaaaaacaccatgtccctagtaagcctctactagactagctcgttaatcaaagatggttaagtttcctaaccatagacatgtgttgtcatttgatgaacgggatcacatattaggagaatgatgtgatggacaagacccatctgttagcttagcataatgatcgttcggTTTTATTGCTAtaactttcttcatgtcatatacatattcctttgactatgagattatgcaactcccggataccggaggaataccttgtgtgctatcaaacgtcacaacgtaaccgggtgattataaatatactgtacaggtatctctgaaggtgttttttgggttggcatagatctagattaggatttgtcactccgagtatcggagaggtatctctgggccctctcggcaatgcacatcatgataagccttgcaagcaatgtgaataatgagttagttgcgggatgatgcattacggaacgagtaaagagacttgccagtaacgagattaaactaggtatgaagataccgacgatcgaatctcgggcaagtaatataccgatgacaaagggaatgacgtatgttgtcattgcggtttgaccgataaagatcttcatagaatatgtaggaaccaatatgagcatccaggttccgctgttggttattgatcagagatgtgtctcaatcatgtgtacatagttctcgaacccgtagggtccgcacgcttaacgtttcgatgacaattttgtattatatgagttatgtgatttggtgaccgaatgttgttcggagttccggatgagatcacagacatgacgaggagtctcaaaaagGTCGAGAAGTAAAGGctcatatataggatgatagtattcggacaccggaagtgttctgggggtaccgggtacatatcgggtcaccggaaggggttccgggcacccccggcaaagatatgggccttattgggccaagggcgggacagaccagcccctaaggggctggtgcgcccccatatgggccggcctaagtggagaaaggaaaaggggaggaggaaaggaaatagagggaataggattcccgcttcctttcccctctcccctctttccttccccctccagagataaggaaagggggaggccaaattggagaaggcccccaagtaggattcctcctacttgggctaCCCCAAGACTGTCCCCCTCCCCCtgccacctatatatatgtggggagggggcgcctagaacacacaacaaacattgttagccgtgtgcggcgcccccctccacagtttaagcctccggtcatattcatgtagtgcttaggcgaagccctgcacggatcacgtcaccatcaccgtcaccacgccgtcgtgctgacggaactctccctcgacactttgcttgatcaggagttcgagggacgtcatcgagttgaacgtgtgcagaactcggaggtgccgtacgttcgttacttgatcggttgaatcgagaagacgttcgactacatcaaccgcgttaaactaacgcttccgctttcggtctacgagggtacgtggacacactctccccctctcgttgctatgcatctcatagatagatcttgcgtgagcatagacattttttgaaattgcatgctacgttccccaacagtggcatcagagccaggtctatgcgtagatgatatgcacgagtagaacacaaagagttgtgggcggtgatcgtcatattgcttaccaccaatgtcttattttgattcagcgacattgttggatgaagcggcccagaccaaccttacatgaccacgttcatgagaccggttccaccgacagacatgcaactaattttgcataaaggtggctggcgggtgtctgtttctccaactttatttgaatcgaatttgactgcggccggtccttgttgaaggttaaaacaacaaacttgataaatcaccattgtggttttgatgcgtaggtaagaacggttcttgctagaagcccgtagcagccacgtaaaacttgcaacaacaaagtagaggacgtctaacttgtttttgcagggcatgttgtgatgtgatatggtcaagacatgatgtgatatacgttattgtatgatatgatcatgttttctaaaagttatcggcaactggcaggagccttatggttgtcgctttattgtatgaaatgcaaacgccatgtgattgctttactttatcactatgcgttagcgatagttgtaaaagcaatagttggcgagacgacaacgatgctacgatggagatcaaggtgtcaagccggtgacgatggatatcatgacggtgctttggagatggagatcaaaggcacaagatgacgatggccatatcatgtcacatattttgattgcatgtgatgtttatcttttatgcatcttattttgcttagtacgctggtagcattataagatgatccctcactaaaatttcaagttataagtgttctccctgagtatgcaccattacgacagttcgtcgtgccgagacaccacgtgatgatcgggtgtgataaggtctacgttcacatacaacgggtgcaagacagttttgcacatgcggaatactcgggttaaacttgacgagcctagcatgtacatacatggcctcggaacactggagaccgaaaggtcgaacgtcaatcatatagtagatatgatcaacatagagatgttcaccattgaaaactctccatctcacgtgatgatcggacatggtttagttgatatggatcacatgatcttttagatgactcgaggaatgtctatctaagtgggagttcttaagtcatatgattaattgaacttaatttatcatgaacttagtcctggtaatatttgcatatctatgttgtagatcaatagctcgcgtatagctcccctgttttatttttgatatgttcctagagaaaactaagttgaaagatgatagtagcagtgatgcggactgggtccgtgatctgaggattatcctcattgctgcacagaagaattatgtccttgatgcaccgctaggtgacatacctattgcaagagcagatggagatgttatgaacgtttgacaagcttggtatgatgactactgCATAGTTTAgagcaccatgctttacggcttagaaccaggacttcaaaaaggttttgaacgccatggagcatatgggATGTTCCGAGAGCTAaaaatgatatttcagactcatgcccgtgttaagaggtatgatacctttgacaagtacttttcctacaagatggaggagaatagctcagctagtgagcatgtgctcagaatgtctgggtactacaatcgcttgaatcaagtgggagttaaacttccagataagatagtgattgacagagttctctagtcactatcaccaagttactagaacttcgtgatgaactataatatgcaagggatgatgaaaacgattcccaagctcttcgcgatgctgaaatcagcgaaggtagaaatcaagaaataacatcaagtgttgatggttaacaagaccactagtttcaagaaaaagggcaagggaaagaaagggaacttcaagaatgacaagcaagttgtcactcccgtgaagaagcccaaagctagacccaagcctgaaactgagtgc
The sequence above is a segment of the Aegilops tauschii subsp. strangulata cultivar AL8/78 chromosome 6, Aet v6.0, whole genome shotgun sequence genome. Coding sequences within it:
- the LOC109760607 gene encoding cinnamoyl-CoA reductase 1-like, whose protein sequence is MHSSSKAAGGNGDEKHLVCVTGAGSFIGSWVVKELLLRGYRVRGTARDPADRKNAHLLALDGAEERLTLCRANVLHYDGLHDVFRGCHGVFHVASPVSNDPKLVPTAVEGTRNVINAAADAGVRRVVFTSSYGAVHMDPNRSPDTVLDESCWSDYDYCKQTGNLYCCAKMMAEVVATEEAAKRGLELAVVVPAVTIGPSLQQTLNYSTDHVARFLTGAKPAYQNTVTGYIDVRDVARAHALVYEHPDARGHRYLCVSAVLHRTDFVGLLRDLYPQYPVTAKYEDDGKPTASPYRFSNQRLRDLGLEFTDMRTSLYDTVICLQSRGHIPVIVPRQRACL